Proteins found in one Miscanthus floridulus cultivar M001 chromosome 4, ASM1932011v1, whole genome shotgun sequence genomic segment:
- the LOC136547920 gene encoding uncharacterized protein: MTKKAGPSQPPADRPRACCPQPPPPLSRSAAPAPRRAHASPVSRARASLLCRPVPATTRRRHRRPSTRASRAHARRRSPQRPAGAPARIRRPRGRGPAPTTPAALGPAGARPALLPGPAPQPRRPRRPRGPTSLAVPDEAGCPWSGHRAPPAAGQQ; the protein is encoded by the coding sequence aTGACTAAAAAGGCCGGCCCGTCCCAACCCCCAGCAGACCGACCCCGCGCCTGCtgtccgcagccgccgccgccgctctcgcgctccgccgcgcccgcgcctcgcCGCGCCCACGCCTCGCCGGTCAGCCGCGCCCGCGCCTCGCTGCTCTGCCGCCCAGTCCCGGCGACCACGCGGCGCCGGCACCGGCGGCCCAGCACCCGCGCGAGCCGCGCCCACGCCCGACGGCGCTCGCCCCAGCGGCCGGCCGGCGCCCCAGCCCGGATCCGGCGGCCCCGCGGCCGTGGCCCCGCCCCGACGACCCCGGCGGCGCTCGGCCCGGCCGGCGCTCGGCCGGCGCTCCTGCCTGGCCCGGCGCCCCAGCCTCGCCGGCCGCGGCGGCCACGCGGCCCCACCTCGCTGGCCGTCCCCGACGAGGCCGGCTGCCCGTGGTCTGGCCACCGGGCTCCTCCCGCCGCCGGCCAGCAGTAG
- the LOC136547921 gene encoding L-type lectin-domain containing receptor kinase IX.1-like — protein MDPGPLFFPGSPLPYLLPRRGLPTGEIRRPVPPPPSLPPPTARSKEGARRPLLPQRHPLAGSDALSPDPAPPPFPAAWQRGSGLWWWRAVGGVRRGGGFRGAGGVVVVVVRGCAGGSVVADLGAGGGGDRGGQRPMAAVVGDGRWWQFSSNHVRNTSYTWNTSFQQMNQGLLFLLDNESLILQQGSLGYYMQENTHPGFNLTDSGWFLIPKWFDPWKMSHGDDQRVDLNETISFSIVFTLSAVSTIDPFLFDILPTLEPPDDRGTAHPPPTRGNFFQNLTDTLNITSQSGKGIRVTATFSSSISTYSMRINYDRSARNLSVYLVRDADVLTTAATTQLNDTDTLTPDALLFAITSSMEQLLELHNWNFTIKVQVTEQSRGPNIATIVSSVFGSAAATATIAAAVYFYLNSKYRRWKKDLDKLTKTMQSLPGVPMQVDFADIKKATNSFHETMRLGQGGFGAVYRCRLPAPNNGKLMDVAIKKFTRADNRGYEDFLAEVSIINRLRHKNIVPLIGWSYNRGEHILISEYMPNGSLDQHLFRRSSDGQQAPCISQWATRYNLVKDIASGLQYVHHEYEPMVLHRDIKASNIMIDFTFQGRLGDFGLACVLADGKDSYTDHGAPGTLGFRAPEYVYSGRASRKTDIFAFGVLVLEIVTGKRAVGRDVQFGHIIDWVWKFHAEGNLLAAVDAVLTTTAEFDADEAIRLLQLGMACSSSNPSDRPSMVDAVQIISKSVPPPDIPLLKPPLVWPPGGWESSSSTSDSSMLTSNFNTTSTFMVEMTASSREHISSEQERGRFTSYPRRKKIFAGGGLRLSL, from the exons ATGGATCCGGGCCCTCTCTTCTTCCCTGgttcccccctcccctaccttcttccccggcgcggccTCCCCACAGGCGAGATCCGGCGGCctgtgccgccccctccctccctccctcccccaacGGCGAGATCCAAGGAGGGGGCCCGGCGGCCCCTCCTTCCCCAGCGGCACCCCCTCGCTGGATCCGACGCCCTCTCCCCGGATCCGGCGCCCCCTCCTTTCCCGGCGGCGTGGCAGCGCGGATCTGGGCTCTGGTGGTGGCGGGCGGTGGGCGGCGTGCGGCGTGGCGGCGGGTTTCGTGGTGCTggcggggtggtggtggtggtggtgcgtggGTGTGCTGGCGGTAGCGTGGTGGCGGATCTGGGCGCTGGAGGAGGAGGCGACCGTGGTGGGCAGCGGCCGATGGCAGCCGTGGTGGGCGACGGCCGGTGGTGGcaatt CAGCTCCAACCATGTCCGGAACACTAGCTACACCTGGAACACTAGTTTCCAGCAAATGAATCAGGGCCTCTTATTCCTCCTCGACAACGAGTCTCTCATCTTGCAGCAAGGCAGCCTCGGCTACTACATGCAGGAGAACACTCATCCTGGGTTCAACTTGACCGATTCCGGCTGGTTCCTCATCCCTAAATGGTTTGATCCATGGAAGAtgagccatggtgatgatcagagGGTCGACTTGAATGAGACCATATCCTTCAGCATCGTCTTCACCCTGAGCGCAGTAAGCACCATCGACCCGTTTTTGTTTGACATCCTTCCCACACTTGAACCACCTGATGACAGAGGGACTGCTCATCCACCCCCTACCAGGGGGAATTTTTTCCAGAATTTAACCGATACATTGAACATCACATCTCAATCTGGAAAAGGTATCCGGGTTACAGCCACCTTTAGCTCTAGTATATCGACATATAGCATGCGCATCAATTACGATCGTAGTGCGCGCAACCTCTCTGTCTACCTAGTGCGTGATGCAGATGTATTGACAACAGCCGCCACCACACAGCTCAATGACACAGACACCCTGACTCCAGATGCCTTACTCTTCGCCATTACATCCTCGATGGAGCAGCTCTTGGAACTCCACAACTGGAACTTCACCATCAAGGTCCAGGTGACTGAACAGTCAAGAGGGCCAAATATTGCCACCATAGTGTCTTCGGTCTTCGGATCAGCAGCTGCCACGGCCACCATTGCTGCTGCTGTCTACTTCTACTTGAACTCCAAGTACAGGAGGTGGAAGAAAGACCTTGACAAGCTCACCAAGACCATGCAGAGCCTCCCCGGTGTGCCTATGCAGGTCGACTTCGCTGACATCAAGAAGGCCACCAACAGCTTCCACGAGACCATGAGGCTGGGGCAAGGTGGATTCGGTGCTGTTTACAGATGCAGGCTTCCTGCACCAAACAATGGAAAGCTCATGGATGTTGCCATCAAGAAGTTCACTCGGGCTGATAATCGGGGCTATGAAGACTTCCTTGCCGAGGTCAGCATCATCAACCGCCTGCGTCACAAAAATATCGTTCCGCTCATCG GATGGTCTTACAACAGAGGAGAGCACATTCTTATCTCTGAGTACATGCCCAATGGTAGCCTAGACCAACATCTCTTCCGTAGGAGCAGCGATGGGCAGCAAGCACCTTGTATTAGCCAGTGGGCCACTCGCTACAACCTCGTCAAGGACATTGCCAGCGGGCTACAGTACGTTCACCATGAATATGAGCCTATGGTGCTCCACCGTGACATCAAGGCGAGCAACATCATGATCGATTTTACCTTCCAAGGACGCCTTGGGGACTTTGGGCTCGCCTGCGTATTGGCCGATGGCAAGGACTCCTACACCGACCACGGCGCCCCTGGAACCCTTGGCTTCAGAGCGCCTGAGTATGTGTACAGCGGTAGGGCCAGCAGGAAGACGGACATCTTTGCCTTTGGAGTGCTCGTACTTGAGATTGTTACAGGAAAGAGGGCAGTTGGCAGAGATGTGCAGTTTGGACATATTATAGACTGGGTATGGAAATTTCATGCAGAGGGCAACCTACTTGCCGCTGTTGATGCTGTGCTCACCACCACCGCTGAATTCGATGCCGATGAGGCCATACGACTACTCCAGCTTGGCATGGCGTGCAGCAGCTCAAACCCATCCGACCGGCCAAGCATGGTGGATGCGGTGCAGATCATCAGCAAGTCAGTGCCGCCACCGGACATCCCTCTTTTGAAGCCACCGCTCGTGTGGCCACCAGGAGGGTGGGAGTCATCGTCATCGACCTCTGATTCTAGCATGTTGACTAGTAACTTCAACACAACCTCGACATTCATGGTTGAGATGACGGCGAGCAGCAGGGAACACATCTCTTCTGAACAAGAACGCGGCAGATTCACCAGTTATCCCAGAAGGAAGAAGATCTTCGCAGGTGGCGGTCTCCGTTTATCACTCTGA